Proteins from a genomic interval of Amphiura filiformis chromosome 9, Afil_fr2py, whole genome shotgun sequence:
- the LOC140160934 gene encoding BTB/POZ domain-containing protein KCTD16-like yields MAAEKDFPAVVELNVGGQLYTTALSTLTQPADSLLAQMFTGKTRTPVQRDSRGRYFIDRDGSLFRYILDFLRNHKIILPENFQEKARLRQEAEFYHLVGLIALLAGDAVTSTTRITNSEYENGTTGRTPGFLTIGYRGTFAFGRDGLADVKFRKIQRILVCGKVSLAMEVFGDTLNTSRDPDRIYEDYSARFYLKHVFLEQAFDMLAQTGYKFISCCASGTSALVGPPESEENVSTMQTEHPDLTSQSEHNGWKMMVYCRM; encoded by the exons ATGGCGGCTGAAAAGGACTTTCCCGCTGTTGTAGAACTAAATGTTGGTGGACAGCTATATACAACAGCTCTATCTACGCTCACTCAACCAGCAGATTCTCTTTTAGCGCAAATGTTTACAGGCAAAACCCGAACCCCAGTGCAAAGAGACTCTCGTGGCCGTTACTTCATTGACAGAGACGGATCCTTGTTTCGCTACATCTTAGATTTTCTGCGCAATCATAAAATTATTCTCCCTGAAAATTTCCAAGAGAAAGCAAGATTACGTCAAGAGGCTGAATTCTACCATCTGGTAGGTCTTATTGCACTTTTAGCAGGAGATGCAGTTACGTCTACTACGCGAATCACAAATTCTGAGTATGAAAACGGGACGACTGGAAGAACACCAGGATTTCTTACCATTGGGTATCGAGGAACATTTGCGTTTGGACGTGACGGTCTAGCAGACGTTAAATTCCGTAAAATCCAGAGGATACTTGTTTGTGGCAAAGTATCATTGGCCATGGAAGTTTTTGGAGACACTCTAAACACAAGTAGGGATCCTGATCGTATATATGAAGACTATAGCGCCCGGTTTTACTTGAAGCATGTGTTCCTGGAACAAGCATTCGATATGTTGGCCCAAACTGGATACAAATTCATTAGCTGCTGTGCCTCCGGCACAAGTGCACTTGTGGGACCACCAGAATCTGAGGAAA acGTGTCTACAATGCAGACAGAACACCCTGATCTAACATCTCAAAGTGAACACAATGGTTGGAAAATGATGGTATATTGTAGAATGTAG
- the LOC140160933 gene encoding ficolin-2-like produces the protein MDWSNLYLFAVISVLTAEVVHSQTTNEQETIRTESELEELPNQSAIKQLVDMVCQCKIEEECGSTPAPAASSIDPLNPRLFPRDCYDILELGQVNSDLYDIYPIGVDGPVRVYCDMTTDGGGWTVFQRREDATVDFYQDWQEYKIGFGSAGGNFWLGNENLHHITNQGSYELRIELSDFDGASKLAKYDHFRVGDETSGYILAIGSYSGNAGDGMTERHHNSLFSTKDRENDTHSSVNCPVRYKGGWWYGDCYYANLNGVYLEGADSTSTGIVWAKWRGAQYSLKRVEMKTRPVTV, from the exons ATGGATTGGTCGAACCTGTATTTATTTGCTGTTATATCGGTGCTCACCGCTGAAGTTGTTCACAGCCAGACAACAAATGAACAG GAAACAATTCGGACTGAATCGGAATTGGAAGAACTGCCTAACCAGAGTGCCATCAAGCAACTTGTTGACATGGTTTGTCAATGCAAAATAGAAG AAGAATGTGGAAGCACACCTGCTCCTGCTGCTAGTAGCATCGATCCTCTGAATCCTAGACTATTTCCAAGAGATTGTTACGACATTCTTGAGCTCGGACAAGTTAACAGTGATCTCTATGATATTTACCCGATTGGAGTTGACGGTCCTGTACGTGTTTACTGTGATATGACTACGGATGGTGGAGGGTGGACG GTTTTTCAACGTCGTGAAGATGCTACAGTCGACTTCTATCAAGATTGGCAGGAATATAAAATCGGTTTCGGGTCTGCTGGAGGCAACTTTTGGCTTGGTAATGAAAACCTACACCATATTACTAATCAGGGCAGCTATGAGCTTCGCATTGAACTTTCGGACTTCGATGGGGCAAGCAAGTTGGCCAAGTACGATCATTTTCGAGTCGGTGACGAAACATCAGGATACATTCTTGCTATTGGTAGCTACAGTGGGAATGCGG GTGATGGAATGACAGAGCGTCATCACAATTCGCTCTTCTCTACTAAAGACCGTGAGAATGATACACATTCCTCTGTGAATTGTCCCGTGCGATACAAAGGTGGTTGGTGGTATGGAGATTGCTACTATGCTAATTTGAACGGGGTTTATCTTGAAGGCGCAGATAGTACTTCGACAGGTATCGTGTGGGCAAAATGGCGTGGTGCCCAGTATTCATTGAAACGTGTTGAGATGAAGACGAGGCCTGTCACCGTGTAA